CGCGGTCCAGGGCCCATTGGCGCTGGTGCAGCTTGAGGGCGAGGCCTGTGCCCCGGCCCATGACGGCGCCCGTGATGTGGGAGTGCAGGGTGGTGCCCGCGGGCTCCGCGAAGAACGCCACGGAGGCGCCCGTCATGCGTCCGTTCTCGTACGCTCCGCCGACGTAGTTGCCCGCGTGGCTCAGCGCGCGCATGACCTCGGCGGAGATCGGACCCGTGCTCGGCTCGGTGCCCCAGATGTCGGCGTACAGACGGCAGACGGTCTCGAACTCCTCCATGGTGTGGAGTTCGCGGATGTCGAGGTGGTTCACAGCAGTGCTCCGACGAGGTGGGCGAGGAGTTGGGTGCGGGCCGGCATCTCGGCGGTCACGACGTGCTCGTGGTCGGCGTGCGCGCCGTCGCCGACGGCACCGAGGCCGTCGAGCGTCGGACAGCCGACGCCTGCCGTGTAGTTGCCGTCGGACGCGCCGCCGACGGCCGCCTGCCGGAGCGGGCCGAGCCCGATGCGGTCCGCGATGTCGGCGGCCAGCGCGTACAGGTTCTGGGAGGCTTCGGCGTCCAGGGGCGGGCGGTTGGGGCCGCCGCCGACCTCCAGGCGGGCCTCGGGGTGGTGCGGGGCGAGGTTCTTGAGCAGGTCGTCGACCGCTGTCTGGGCGGCCGGGGTGGGGACGCGCGCGTCGATGCTGAGACGGGCGTGGGCCGGAACCGTGTTGGTGGTCGTACCGGCCGACATCACCGTCGGCGTGATCGTGGTGCCCGGCCCGGTGCGGGCGTTCACCGTGTCGGTGATGCCGCCCAGGGCGAGGAGGTGGTGGGCGAGCTCCGTCGCGGCGTTGACGCCCTTCTCGGGGTCCAGGCCGGAGTGGGCGGCCCGGCCGTGGACCGTGATGTCGTAGTGGGAGACGCCCTTGCGGGCGGTCTTCAAAGCGCCGCCGGTCGCCGACGCCTCCAGGACGAGGGCGGCCCGGCAGGCGCGCGCCGCGTCCTCGATGAGCGCGCGCGAAGTGTCCGAGCCGACCTCCTCGTCACCGGTGACGAGGACGGAGACGCCGTCGAGGGAGGGCAGCAGGGACAGGGCGTGGAACATCTGCACGAGCCCCGCCTTCATGTCGAAGACGCCGGGCCCGCGCGCGACACCCTCCCGCACCGAGAACGGATGGGTCTTGAGGGTGCCGAGGGGCCAGACCGTGTCGTGGTGGCCGAGGAGCAGGACGCGCGGGGTCCCGAAGGTCCACCGCAGGTGGGTG
The window above is part of the Streptomyces venezuelae genome. Proteins encoded here:
- a CDS encoding M20 family metallopeptidase, which encodes MLDDLGELVTCESYSADHAAVARSARVVADQGSRLLGARPRTLEIGGVTHLRWTFGTPRVLLLGHHDTVWPLGTLKTHPFSVREGVARGPGVFDMKAGLVQMFHALSLLPSLDGVSVLVTGDEEVGSDTSRALIEDAARACRAALVLEASATGGALKTARKGVSHYDITVHGRAAHSGLDPEKGVNAATELAHHLLALGGITDTVNARTGPGTTITPTVMSAGTTTNTVPAHARLSIDARVPTPAAQTAVDDLLKNLAPHHPEARLEVGGGPNRPPLDAEASQNLYALAADIADRIGLGPLRQAAVGGASDGNYTAGVGCPTLDGLGAVGDGAHADHEHVVTAEMPARTQLLAHLVGALL